One region of Chitinivorax sp. B genomic DNA includes:
- a CDS encoding transporter substrate-binding domain-containing protein: MKYNSLVFSALFLAAGVVHADALDDIKKKGTLLVGVSYESPPFGQLDPKSRTVSGYDIDFADGIAKKLGVKLVIKPIALADRLSVLQSQQVDMVAATFTKNVERERQVDFSFGYFITGQKFVVKKGRVSNVDQLTQATIAAVKGTTSEKQLRKELPHAKVVVVDTEPDMFKLLGEGKVDAVTNDEPNLAALLAKMPGKEQYEIAPVSISFDAYGIAVRKGEKRLLKEINDGLIDMEKNGEATKIFNRWFNTMPIYRTFKIIP, translated from the coding sequence ATGAAATACAACTCGCTCGTTTTCTCTGCACTTTTTCTGGCTGCAGGCGTGGTCCATGCCGATGCGCTGGATGACATCAAAAAGAAAGGTACGCTGCTGGTTGGCGTTTCTTATGAATCGCCCCCATTTGGCCAACTGGACCCGAAAAGCCGTACCGTGTCAGGTTATGACATCGATTTTGCCGATGGCATTGCCAAAAAACTGGGTGTGAAACTGGTCATCAAGCCAATTGCCTTGGCAGATCGTTTGTCTGTGCTGCAAAGCCAACAAGTCGATATGGTCGCTGCGACCTTTACCAAGAATGTAGAGCGGGAGCGTCAGGTAGATTTCAGTTTCGGTTACTTCATTACGGGTCAAAAGTTTGTAGTGAAGAAGGGTCGTGTATCCAATGTAGACCAGCTGACCCAAGCAACGATCGCTGCAGTGAAAGGCACCACCAGCGAGAAACAGCTACGTAAAGAGCTACCACACGCCAAGGTTGTCGTGGTCGACACCGAACCTGACATGTTCAAACTGTTGGGCGAAGGCAAAGTGGATGCCGTGACCAACGACGAGCCTAACCTGGCGGCGCTGTTGGCCAAGATGCCAGGCAAGGAACAGTATGAAATCGCCCCGGTTTCGATTTCATTCGACGCTTATGGCATTGCCGTTCGCAAAGGCGAAAAACGCCTGTTGAAGGAAATCAACGACGGCCTGATCGACATGGAAAAGAACGGCGAAGCCACCAAGATCTTCAATCGCTGGTTCAACACCATGCCAATCTACCGTACTTTCAAGATCATTCCTTGA
- a CDS encoding RnfABCDGE type electron transport complex subunit G, with the protein MTPTLHHVQRASLVLLVFSLLAAGILAGTYLITAPRIQQAENEARLDLVKQILPDDLFDNDLLATERTLRAADAPTLNNVEDTPYYLATVQGKPTAIILQANAPDGYAGTITLLIGVLSDGTVSGVRALHHKETPGLGDYIQLGKPYTSQGQRKTDWVRQLDRQPPQAAPQWAVSKDGGHFDYMAGATISPRAVLKAVATTQQFVLTHRDRLFNP; encoded by the coding sequence ATGACCCCTACCTTGCACCATGTACAACGTGCCAGCTTGGTCCTGCTGGTGTTTTCCTTACTGGCAGCCGGCATATTGGCCGGTACCTACCTGATCACCGCCCCACGCATTCAACAAGCAGAAAATGAAGCCAGACTGGATTTGGTGAAGCAGATTCTGCCTGATGACCTGTTCGACAATGACCTGCTCGCCACCGAACGCACGTTGCGAGCTGCGGATGCCCCGACACTGAACAACGTCGAGGACACGCCCTACTACCTGGCCACCGTCCAGGGCAAGCCGACCGCCATTATCCTGCAGGCTAACGCCCCGGATGGTTACGCTGGCACAATCACCTTGCTGATCGGAGTCCTGTCGGATGGCACTGTCAGTGGCGTACGTGCGCTCCACCACAAGGAGACCCCCGGCTTGGGCGATTACATTCAACTGGGCAAACCCTATACCAGCCAAGGGCAACGCAAGACCGACTGGGTCCGTCAACTGGATCGGCAACCGCCGCAAGCCGCACCGCAATGGGCTGTTAGCAAGGATGGCGGCCACTTTGACTACATGGCTGGCGCCACAATCAGCCCCCGCGCGGTTCTGAAGGCCGTTGCGACCACTCAGCAATTTGTGCTGACACATCGGGATCGCTTGTTCAATCCATGA
- a CDS encoding RnfABCDGE type electron transport complex subunit D, which yields MFKVLLALVPGITAYVLAFGPAILLQLVWASVLALGMEAAMLVLCHRPVVPFLTDGSALLTAWLLALSLPPTAPWWLMAVGIFFAIVVAKHLYGGLGNNLFNPAMVGFAVCIVSFPAQISHWLAPISLQTQPIAFTDLASQIFHSTPWDAMTSATPLNSLKTQLHTGTPIHTIRPQPVFQQAGLLWITLGYLIGGLWLLQQRVISWHVPIATLGTFTLLAAALWLVDGSHFASPWFHLQYGAIVLGAFFVATDPVSGPTTLLGKLIFASLIGLLAYVIRVFGGYPDGVAFAVLLMNSCAPLIDHYTQPAVFGHKGKASS from the coding sequence ATGTTCAAGGTGCTGCTGGCCCTAGTGCCTGGCATCACCGCCTATGTGCTAGCCTTCGGGCCGGCCATTCTGTTGCAGCTGGTCTGGGCCAGCGTCCTGGCCCTGGGCATGGAAGCCGCCATGCTGGTGCTGTGCCACCGGCCTGTCGTGCCCTTTCTGACCGATGGATCGGCCTTGTTGACGGCCTGGCTACTGGCCCTGAGCCTGCCGCCCACAGCGCCCTGGTGGCTGATGGCTGTTGGTATATTCTTTGCCATTGTCGTGGCCAAACATCTCTATGGTGGGCTGGGAAATAACCTGTTCAACCCGGCCATGGTCGGTTTTGCTGTCTGTATCGTATCCTTCCCAGCCCAGATATCACATTGGTTGGCACCGATTAGCCTACAGACCCAGCCAATCGCCTTCACCGATCTGGCCAGCCAGATATTCCATTCCACACCCTGGGATGCCATGACCAGCGCGACCCCGCTGAATAGTCTGAAAACACAGCTACATACCGGGACTCCGATCCATACCATCCGGCCCCAACCTGTTTTTCAACAGGCAGGCCTGCTTTGGATTACGCTGGGCTATCTGATCGGTGGACTGTGGCTATTGCAACAGCGGGTCATCAGTTGGCATGTACCCATCGCAACACTTGGTACCTTCACCTTGCTGGCTGCCGCCCTGTGGCTGGTAGATGGCAGTCACTTTGCCTCACCCTGGTTTCACTTGCAGTATGGTGCCATCGTATTAGGAGCATTTTTCGTGGCCACCGACCCCGTCAGCGGGCCAACCACGCTTTTGGGCAAATTGATCTTTGCCAGCCTGATTGGCTTGCTGGCCTATGTGATCCGCGTGTTTGGTGGTTATCCGGATGGTGTAGCATTCGCTGTCCTACTGATGAACTCGTGTGCACCACTGATCGACCACTACACACAACCCGCGGTGTTCGGGCACAAAGGTAAGGCCAGCTCATGA
- the rsxC gene encoding electron transport complex subunit RsxC: MSTLTLHRFHGGIHPPEHKAESNGTPIAQLPLPPRLILPLRQHLGNAAEACVEVGQAVLKGQLVARAAGVVSAALHAPTSGTVIAIAPHTLPHPSGLAEPCLVIEPDGRDQWQQRTRFDWQTAGPRATRDYLCDMGVVGLGGAVFPSHVKLNVPADKGLDTLVINGAECEPYITCDDRLMRERAADIVAGIQIMRELMAAKSVRVGIEDNKPEALAAMKQAAANCDIDIIRLPTLYPSGGAKQLIKLLTGIEVPGGTRATALGVQCFNVGTAYSIQRAIVYGEPVISRIVTLTGNVARPQNVEALLGTPIHWLLDHAGNLPDTDRILMGGPLMGIELPSPFVPVVKASNCLLAASPRTLPKPRPAMPCIRCGECAAVCPAELQPQDLYWFTKAHQLGKAQEWHLFDCIECGACSYVCPSQIPLVDFYKVAKADIWAAERKKRAADQARQRHEYRAERLERDKNERAIRLAAKAADARKAAETAQAEAAANPVAAQAMADKQAIIQAALARAQAKRAEQIESPPLPQIVDSTAPVDSKQAMIQAAMARAAAKRASKPPDDPTNQ, encoded by the coding sequence ATGAGCACGCTGACATTGCATCGCTTCCACGGTGGCATCCATCCGCCCGAGCACAAGGCTGAATCGAATGGCACGCCGATCGCCCAGCTACCTTTGCCACCCAGATTGATCCTGCCATTGCGGCAGCACCTGGGCAATGCCGCAGAAGCATGCGTGGAAGTCGGTCAAGCGGTCTTGAAAGGCCAGTTGGTTGCGCGGGCAGCAGGCGTGGTATCCGCGGCGTTGCATGCCCCCACCTCCGGCACGGTGATTGCCATTGCACCCCATACTTTGCCCCACCCATCGGGCCTGGCCGAGCCTTGCCTGGTGATTGAACCGGATGGCCGTGACCAATGGCAGCAGCGCACCCGTTTCGATTGGCAGACCGCCGGCCCGCGCGCTACCCGCGATTATCTGTGCGATATGGGTGTCGTTGGCCTGGGCGGGGCGGTCTTCCCTAGCCATGTCAAACTGAACGTGCCTGCTGACAAAGGGCTGGATACGTTGGTGATCAATGGGGCCGAATGCGAACCCTATATCACCTGTGACGATCGGTTGATGCGTGAGCGCGCTGCCGACATTGTCGCCGGTATCCAGATCATGCGCGAATTGATGGCGGCCAAATCAGTGCGTGTGGGCATTGAAGACAACAAGCCGGAAGCCCTGGCAGCCATGAAACAGGCTGCAGCCAATTGCGATATCGACATTATCCGTCTCCCTACACTGTACCCAAGCGGAGGCGCTAAACAATTGATCAAGCTGCTCACTGGCATTGAGGTACCGGGTGGTACGCGTGCCACAGCGCTTGGGGTGCAGTGCTTCAATGTTGGCACCGCTTACAGCATCCAGCGTGCAATTGTCTACGGTGAACCCGTCATTTCACGCATTGTGACGCTGACAGGGAATGTGGCACGGCCGCAGAATGTGGAAGCATTGTTGGGCACGCCGATTCACTGGCTGTTGGATCATGCCGGCAACCTGCCGGATACCGATCGTATCCTGATGGGTGGCCCCCTGATGGGGATCGAGTTGCCATCTCCCTTTGTACCGGTGGTCAAAGCAAGCAACTGTTTGCTGGCCGCATCGCCGCGTACCCTGCCCAAGCCTCGACCCGCCATGCCCTGTATTCGCTGTGGCGAGTGCGCAGCAGTCTGCCCTGCTGAACTGCAACCGCAAGACCTGTATTGGTTTACGAAGGCACATCAATTGGGCAAAGCGCAGGAATGGCATTTGTTCGACTGCATTGAATGCGGTGCATGCAGTTATGTCTGCCCCAGCCAGATTCCGCTGGTGGATTTTTACAAGGTGGCCAAGGCCGACATCTGGGCCGCCGAGCGCAAAAAACGTGCCGCCGACCAAGCCCGCCAGCGCCATGAATATCGGGCCGAAAGACTGGAACGAGACAAAAACGAACGCGCCATACGCCTGGCTGCCAAGGCAGCAGATGCCCGCAAAGCCGCCGAAACAGCCCAGGCGGAAGCCGCAGCCAATCCGGTGGCCGCACAGGCAATGGCTGATAAACAGGCTATCATTCAGGCAGCATTGGCCAGGGCGCAGGCAAAGCGCGCGGAACAGATCGAATCGCCCCCTTTACCTCAAATCGTCGATTCAACCGCGCCCGTCGACAGTAAACAGGCGATGATTCAAGCCGCCATGGCCCGTGCTGCGGCAAAAAGGGCATCGAAGCCACCCGACGATCCAACCAATCAATGA
- the rsxB gene encoding electron transport complex subunit RsxB — MLTALLVLGGIGLLLGAVLGYAAVRFKVQEDPLVEKIDAVLPQTQCGQCSYPGCKPYAQAIADGEADINQCPPGGDEGIHKLAELTGLDYKPLNGEHGIEKPKAVAFIDEQTCIGCTLCIQACPVDAIVGSAKMMHTVIASECTGCELCIAPCPVDCISMVEEGQTIDTWKPSYPVFQLKLVKEPARV; from the coding sequence TTGTTGACAGCCTTATTGGTATTGGGGGGCATCGGCCTGTTGCTGGGTGCTGTATTAGGCTATGCCGCAGTACGCTTCAAGGTACAGGAAGACCCGCTGGTCGAGAAAATTGATGCAGTCCTGCCGCAAACCCAATGTGGGCAGTGTAGCTACCCTGGTTGTAAGCCATATGCCCAGGCCATTGCCGATGGTGAAGCGGACATCAATCAGTGCCCGCCGGGTGGCGATGAAGGCATCCACAAACTGGCAGAACTGACTGGGCTGGATTACAAGCCATTGAACGGCGAACACGGCATCGAAAAGCCCAAGGCAGTTGCCTTCATCGACGAACAGACCTGTATTGGCTGTACGCTGTGCATTCAAGCCTGCCCGGTGGATGCCATCGTGGGTAGCGCGAAAATGATGCACACCGTGATCGCCAGCGAATGCACCGGCTGTGAACTATGTATTGCCCCCTGCCCGGTCGATTGCATCAGCATGGTGGAGGAAGGCCAGACCATCGATACCTGGAAGCCCAGCTACCCGGTGTTTCAACTGAAGCTGGTCAAAGAGCCCGCCCGCGTATGA
- the rsxA gene encoding electron transport complex subunit RsxA, with protein sequence MSLSHYLLLIVGTVFVNNIVLVSILGLCPFMGVSKKLDTAVSMGLATTFVLTLASGACYVLQQYVLVPLDLAYLQTLSFIVVIAAIVQFVEMVIHATSPLLYQVLGIYLPLITTNCAVLGIPLLNVQHRYNFVESLLAGAGGAIGFTFTMAAFAAMRERLEGADVPAAFKGVPIALFTAGLMSLAFMGFAGLVKN encoded by the coding sequence ATGTCGCTTTCTCATTACTTACTCCTGATCGTCGGCACGGTGTTTGTGAACAACATCGTGCTGGTCAGCATCTTGGGCTTATGTCCATTCATGGGCGTATCAAAAAAGCTCGATACTGCGGTCAGCATGGGTTTGGCCACGACCTTCGTATTGACGCTGGCGTCAGGCGCTTGCTATGTGCTGCAGCAATACGTCTTGGTGCCTCTGGATCTGGCTTATCTGCAGACCTTGAGCTTCATCGTGGTCATTGCCGCCATCGTGCAATTTGTGGAGATGGTGATTCACGCTACCAGCCCCTTGCTTTATCAGGTGCTGGGCATCTACTTGCCGCTGATCACCACCAACTGTGCCGTGTTGGGTATCCCGCTGCTCAACGTGCAACACCGTTACAACTTTGTGGAATCGTTGCTCGCCGGTGCCGGTGGGGCCATCGGCTTTACCTTTACGATGGCAGCATTCGCAGCGATGCGGGAACGGCTGGAAGGTGCAGACGTACCTGCCGCCTTCAAAGGAGTGCCGATCGCCCTGTTTACCGCCGGGTTGATGAGCCTGGCATTCATGGGTTTTGCCGGATTGGTCAAGAACTGA
- a CDS encoding HutD family protein, with translation MRHLPSCDYPTRPWKNGGGQTREIIVFPEGAGFDDLDWRASMAQIDQPGPFSAFNGLDRSLTLIAGDSLSLYDEDRCYTLTPYAPSIDFPGETAFDAHIPDGPVLDFNVMSRRGRFMHTLRRCKLQGQHQLRWQGDVLLLFLASTKPVTCHGSHTVTLQQHDAVLMTRQDVEVIEVTGNTFDLILIEISDLR, from the coding sequence ATGCGTCACTTACCTTCCTGCGACTATCCTACCCGCCCTTGGAAAAATGGCGGCGGGCAAACCCGGGAAATCATTGTATTCCCAGAGGGTGCCGGATTCGATGACCTGGACTGGCGCGCCAGCATGGCCCAAATCGACCAGCCTGGGCCGTTCTCCGCGTTCAACGGGCTGGATCGTTCCCTGACCTTGATTGCCGGTGACTCCCTGTCGTTATACGACGAAGACCGCTGTTATACATTGACGCCTTATGCACCTTCGATCGACTTTCCGGGTGAAACCGCCTTTGACGCCCACATACCGGATGGCCCGGTGCTGGATTTCAATGTGATGAGCCGTCGTGGCCGTTTCATGCACACCCTGCGACGGTGCAAACTGCAAGGACAGCACCAGTTACGCTGGCAAGGTGATGTGCTACTGCTGTTTCTGGCCAGTACCAAACCCGTAACGTGTCATGGCAGCCACACCGTCACACTGCAACAGCATGATGCCGTGTTAATGACTCGGCAAGATGTAGAAGTGATTGAAGTGACGGGCAATACGTTTGATTTGATCCTGATTGAAATCAGCGATTTGCGCTGA
- a CDS encoding class IV adenylate cyclase — MARNIEIKARVTDRAALLKHANVIAGQPAALLQQRDTFFLCQHGRLKLRVLQPGQGQLIHYHRADQQGPKLSDYRITDIDQPDALRNTLSMALGILGEVIKQRILYLVGQTRIHIDQVDGLGDFMELEVVLRDDQTAAEGEAIALALMQQLGIHADDLIEVAYLDLLLSPEIA; from the coding sequence ATGGCCCGCAATATCGAAATCAAAGCCCGGGTGACCGACCGTGCCGCTTTACTGAAACACGCCAATGTCATCGCCGGCCAGCCAGCTGCCCTGCTTCAGCAGCGTGATACCTTTTTCCTATGCCAGCATGGCCGGCTCAAACTCAGGGTACTGCAGCCCGGCCAAGGCCAACTGATCCACTATCACCGGGCTGACCAGCAAGGCCCCAAGTTGTCTGACTATCGGATCACCGATATTGACCAGCCCGATGCCCTGCGCAATACGCTGAGCATGGCCTTGGGTATTCTTGGCGAAGTCATCAAGCAACGTATTCTTTATCTTGTCGGTCAGACCCGTATTCATATTGACCAGGTCGACGGATTAGGTGATTTCATGGAGCTGGAAGTGGTGCTACGTGACGATCAAACGGCGGCAGAGGGCGAGGCCATTGCACTCGCGTTGATGCAACAACTGGGCATTCATGCCGATGACCTGATCGAGGTGGCCTATCTGGATCTATTGCTGTCCCCGGAGATTGCCTGA
- a CDS encoding class I SAM-dependent methyltransferase, with protein MTSIRSEQIHRASASILLPLINHLPKQRDALTSLVDIGCGPGHYTIALAKRGFPIVGVDHSAAMLYAARNKAPKLPWVRADVHALPLEDQSVDVAISTLSSHYWRDRAVAYRELRRVARHCLVEFTNCREYIEHFWLNRYFPKAMRRTAERFPTLEQLRQTLRHAGFCHVDLQPWFVPRPEQVTTPVDGFLYCAKYQPARYLDDDFREAIGTFVNDIEPGELNKGLQQLSQDIANGTIAAYIASIPQDVPDYLFIIAE; from the coding sequence ATGACCTCGATCCGATCCGAACAGATCCACCGCGCTTCAGCATCCATTCTGCTGCCGCTGATCAATCATCTGCCCAAACAGCGGGATGCCCTGACCTCGCTGGTCGACATTGGCTGTGGCCCTGGCCACTACACCATCGCGCTGGCCAAGCGAGGCTTTCCGATCGTTGGGGTGGATCATTCGGCGGCCATGCTGTACGCAGCCCGTAACAAAGCGCCCAAGTTGCCTTGGGTTCGCGCTGATGTGCACGCCCTGCCACTTGAGGATCAATCTGTCGATGTCGCTATCAGCACCTTATCCAGCCATTACTGGCGTGACCGTGCTGTTGCTTATCGCGAGCTGCGTCGGGTAGCCCGTCACTGCTTGGTGGAATTCACCAACTGCCGTGAATACATTGAACATTTCTGGCTGAATCGCTATTTTCCCAAGGCCATGCGCCGCACTGCCGAGCGCTTCCCAACACTGGAGCAATTGCGCCAGACGCTTCGCCATGCCGGCTTCTGTCATGTTGATCTCCAGCCATGGTTTGTCCCCAGGCCAGAACAGGTGACCACGCCCGTGGATGGCTTTCTGTATTGCGCCAAATACCAGCCAGCACGTTATCTGGATGACGATTTCCGCGAAGCCATCGGCACCTTCGTCAATGACATCGAACCCGGTGAACTCAACAAGGGCTTGCAGCAACTGTCTCAAGACATCGCCAACGGAACAATCGCCGCATACATTGCCAGCATCCCGCAGGATGTGCCGGATTACCTGTTCATCATCGCTGAGTGA
- a CDS encoding quinone-dependent dihydroorotate dehydrogenase, whose translation MMTTAYALARPFLFMLDGEKAHHLTLGALDLLHTIGLARTFAGHDDAQQRKVMGIEFPNAVGLAAGLDKNGDHIDALADLGFGFIEIGTITPRPQSGNPKPRLFRLPQAEGIINRMGFNNAGVDVLIDNVKRAKYKGVLGINIGKNFDTPIENAADDYLICLRKVYELATYVTVNISSPNTKNLRQLQQSDELSGLLGKLKEEQSKLADQHGRYVPLTVKIAPDLDPPQIGVIADLLIQHRIDGVIATNTTLSRAGVEQLPHGNEQGGLSGTPVRTKSTTVIRELSDRLDGALPIIGVGGILEGADAIEKMQAGASLVQLYSGLIYRGPELVGECVRAIG comes from the coding sequence ATGATGACCACCGCCTACGCCCTTGCCCGCCCTTTCCTGTTCATGCTGGATGGCGAGAAGGCCCACCACCTGACGTTAGGTGCGCTGGACCTTCTGCACACTATTGGCCTTGCCCGGACTTTCGCCGGCCACGATGACGCGCAACAGCGCAAAGTCATGGGAATTGAGTTCCCCAATGCCGTCGGATTGGCGGCTGGCTTGGACAAGAACGGCGATCATATTGATGCGTTGGCTGACCTGGGCTTCGGCTTCATCGAAATCGGCACCATCACCCCACGCCCGCAATCGGGCAACCCCAAACCCCGCTTGTTTCGCTTGCCACAGGCCGAGGGCATCATCAACCGAATGGGATTCAACAATGCGGGGGTTGACGTATTGATCGATAACGTCAAACGGGCCAAATACAAAGGTGTGTTGGGGATCAACATTGGCAAGAATTTCGATACCCCGATCGAAAACGCTGCGGATGACTACCTGATCTGTCTGCGCAAAGTGTATGAACTGGCGACTTACGTCACCGTCAACATCTCCAGCCCCAACACCAAGAATCTGCGTCAGTTGCAGCAAAGTGACGAGCTCTCCGGTCTGCTGGGCAAACTGAAGGAAGAGCAGAGCAAGCTCGCAGACCAACATGGCCGTTACGTGCCGCTGACAGTGAAAATTGCTCCGGATCTGGATCCGCCACAAATTGGCGTGATTGCAGACTTGTTGATTCAGCATCGCATTGACGGTGTAATCGCCACCAACACCACGCTATCCCGTGCCGGCGTTGAACAGCTGCCACATGGTAACGAACAGGGTGGCCTATCCGGTACACCGGTTCGCACCAAATCCACCACGGTAATCCGTGAATTGTCCGACCGTCTGGATGGTGCCCTGCCGATCATCGGTGTAGGCGGCATTCTGGAAGGCGCCGATGCAATTGAAAAAATGCAAGCGGGTGCCAGTCTGGTGCAGTTGTATAGCGGGTTGATCTATCGCGGGCCAGAACTGGTTGGCGAATGTGTGCGTGCCATTGGTTGA